One part of the Microbulbifer sp. THAF38 genome encodes these proteins:
- the pdsR gene encoding proteobacterial dedicated sortase system response regulator, with translation MSATIAIVEDERAIAENYRDALRRSGYRVDLYSARIEAMEAFRQRLPDLAVIDVGLGSEVEGGFELCRELRAMAPSLPILFLTARDSELDIISGLRLGADDYLTKDISLPHMQARINALLRRVSVLRDQGNEGESLTQGKLELDISRLHCHWNGLAVDLTVTEFWIVHALAKRPGHVKSRSQLMEAARVVLDDNTITSHVKRIRKKFQALDSEFNAIGTAYGMGYRWQL, from the coding sequence ATGAGTGCAACTATCGCTATTGTCGAAGACGAGCGCGCCATCGCCGAAAATTACCGCGATGCACTGCGCCGCAGTGGTTATCGAGTCGATCTCTACAGCGCAAGAATTGAGGCCATGGAGGCTTTTCGCCAGCGACTGCCAGATCTTGCCGTTATCGACGTCGGGTTGGGTAGCGAAGTAGAAGGCGGCTTTGAGTTGTGCAGGGAGCTACGTGCCATGGCCCCCAGCTTGCCGATTCTGTTTCTCACCGCCAGGGATTCCGAGCTGGATATTATTTCCGGCCTGCGCCTCGGCGCCGACGACTACCTCACCAAGGATATCTCCCTGCCCCATATGCAGGCACGTATCAATGCGCTGCTGCGCCGGGTCAGCGTACTACGCGATCAGGGCAATGAAGGAGAAAGCCTGACCCAGGGTAAGCTGGAGCTGGATATCTCCCGATTGCACTGCCACTGGAACGGGCTGGCAGTGGACCTCACTGTCACGGAATTCTGGATAGTCCACGCCCTGGCCAAACGCCCCGGACATGTGAAATCCCGCAGCCAGTTAATGGAGGCCGCTCGAGTAGTTTTGGACGACAACACCATTACTTCCCATGTAAAACGGATCCGCAAGAAATTTCAGGCCCTGGATAGTGAATTTAACGCTATAGGCACCGCTTATGGCATGGGGTATCGCTGGCAACTTTAA
- a CDS encoding OmpA family protein, translating into MKKALLVAALTSLIASGTQASELNESKLTPAKQATVFTTAAVAGAAVGGPVGFIAGAIGGAWLGEQVKQAEEADMLATQLTESRAELSNLAQQLDAARLSANDASQVALDSLQFQMLFTTGEDELQATQLQQLNAMADFLKRHPHLQIHLEGHADPRGSDGYNNVLSDQRALSVEQALISLGIDASRISRQAMGATYSQAPKGDVDAYAMERRVDIRFSLPEAMAGHF; encoded by the coding sequence ATGAAAAAAGCATTACTGGTTGCAGCCCTGACTTCCCTGATCGCCTCTGGTACCCAGGCGAGTGAACTCAATGAATCAAAACTGACCCCGGCCAAACAGGCCACGGTCTTTACCACGGCAGCCGTTGCCGGTGCCGCTGTAGGGGGCCCAGTCGGGTTTATCGCCGGTGCAATCGGTGGTGCCTGGCTCGGCGAACAGGTCAAGCAAGCAGAAGAGGCAGATATGCTGGCAACACAACTGACAGAGAGCCGTGCAGAGCTCAGCAACCTGGCACAGCAACTGGATGCGGCTCGACTGTCCGCGAATGATGCCAGTCAAGTGGCACTGGATTCACTGCAATTCCAGATGTTATTCACCACCGGAGAAGATGAGCTTCAGGCCACCCAGCTTCAACAGCTGAATGCCATGGCTGACTTTCTGAAGCGTCACCCCCATCTGCAGATCCATCTTGAGGGACATGCCGACCCAAGGGGCAGCGATGGTTACAACAACGTGCTGTCCGACCAGCGCGCCCTGAGTGTTGAGCAGGCACTGATCTCCCTAGGCATCGACGCCTCCCGAATCAGCCGTCAAGCCATGGGGGCCACCTACTCCCAGGCACCCAAAGGGGATGTTGACGCCTATGCCATGGAGCGTCGTGTGGATATCCGCTTCTCTCTGCCGGAAGCCATGGCCGGACACTTCTAA
- the murJ gene encoding murein biosynthesis integral membrane protein MurJ — MSQLPPTQDQPTEKPGTSRLLRGSSVVGAATMLSRVAGLARDMALARFAGAGDAADAFFVAFKIPNFFRRLFAEGAFAQAFVPVLAEYRQKGGIAAARALNDRVAGALGGVLLLVTLFGVLCAPIVTGIFAFGWWWDGSEREKFDLAAGMLQITFPYLMLISLAGFTGAILNSFDRFAIPALTPIMLNLVLIGAATVGTAWFDPEILALAWGVLFAGLVQLLFQLPFLAREGLLPRPKWDWSHPGVRKILRLMAPAIFGVSVTQISLVLDTLLASFLPSGSVSWLYFSDRLTELPLGVFGVAVATVILPSLSRLHSDGDPRRFRHTLDWALRSVTLISLPAAVALVVLAEPLLTTLFQYGQMQPRDMQMAAWSLRAYALGLLAFMLIKVLAPGYFARQDTYTPVRFGLIAISAKMVLSLLFVIPLNHYFKLGHMGLALATACQAAINAWLLYKGLRRDDVYVPEAGWGRYLLRLLAANLAMVAVLVGLLYVWEAWSAWGWFERAWRMGIIVAAGGSAYLLALFVSGLRPRHFRATS, encoded by the coding sequence TTGTCCCAGTTGCCCCCAACCCAAGACCAACCCACTGAAAAACCCGGTACGTCCAGACTTCTGCGCGGCAGCTCGGTGGTGGGGGCTGCGACTATGCTGTCCCGGGTTGCCGGCCTGGCCCGGGATATGGCACTGGCGCGCTTTGCCGGGGCAGGGGACGCCGCCGATGCCTTTTTTGTGGCCTTCAAGATCCCCAACTTTTTCCGCCGCTTGTTTGCTGAGGGCGCTTTTGCCCAGGCATTTGTGCCGGTTCTTGCGGAGTATCGACAAAAGGGCGGAATTGCCGCAGCGCGAGCACTGAATGACCGGGTCGCGGGTGCGCTCGGCGGTGTCCTGTTACTAGTTACTCTATTTGGGGTGCTGTGCGCGCCAATAGTGACCGGAATTTTTGCTTTTGGCTGGTGGTGGGACGGCAGCGAAAGAGAGAAGTTCGATCTTGCCGCCGGTATGCTGCAAATTACTTTTCCCTACCTGATGCTGATCTCTTTGGCGGGCTTCACCGGGGCCATCCTGAATAGTTTCGACCGCTTTGCTATCCCGGCATTGACGCCGATCATGCTGAATCTGGTATTGATCGGTGCGGCAACGGTGGGTACGGCTTGGTTCGATCCAGAGATTCTGGCCCTGGCCTGGGGTGTGCTTTTCGCAGGGCTGGTGCAGCTGCTATTCCAGTTGCCTTTTTTGGCGCGTGAGGGGTTACTACCAAGGCCCAAGTGGGATTGGAGCCATCCGGGGGTCCGTAAAATCCTGCGCTTGATGGCTCCGGCGATTTTTGGCGTCTCAGTCACACAAATCAGCCTGGTGCTGGATACCTTGTTGGCCTCATTCCTGCCCAGTGGCAGCGTTTCCTGGCTGTATTTTTCCGATCGCTTGACCGAATTACCGCTGGGTGTATTTGGTGTGGCTGTGGCCACGGTGATATTGCCGAGCCTGTCGCGTCTGCATAGTGATGGGGATCCGCGTCGATTCCGCCATACCCTCGACTGGGCGCTGCGCAGTGTCACGCTTATCTCCCTGCCCGCGGCGGTAGCATTGGTGGTGCTGGCTGAGCCACTGTTGACCACACTCTTTCAGTACGGCCAGATGCAGCCCCGCGACATGCAGATGGCGGCCTGGTCCCTGAGGGCCTATGCCCTGGGGCTGTTGGCTTTTATGTTGATCAAAGTGTTGGCGCCTGGCTATTTCGCCCGTCAGGATACCTATACACCGGTGCGCTTCGGCTTGATCGCGATTTCAGCCAAGATGGTGCTGAGTCTCCTGTTTGTTATTCCGTTGAATCATTATTTTAAGCTTGGTCATATGGGCTTAGCGCTGGCCACCGCCTGCCAAGCGGCGATCAATGCCTGGCTGTTGTACAAGGGCTTACGTAGGGACGATGTTTACGTGCCCGAGGCTGGTTGGGGGCGCTATCTGCTGCGATTACTCGCAGCCAACTTGGCGATGGTGGCTGTGTTGGTTGGGCTTCTCTACGTCTGGGAGGCCTGGAGTGCTTGGGGCTGGTTCGAACGAGCCTGGCGCATGGGGATAATAGTGGCCGCAGGAGGCTCGGCCTATCTACTGGCCCTATTTGTTTCAGGCCTGCGTCCGCGTCACTTTCGCGCTACAAGCTAG
- the ribF gene encoding bifunctional riboflavin kinase/FAD synthetase, translating to MAQERELIRGLHNLRPRHRGCVATIGSFDGVHLGHQAIIAQLQQRALEWGLPSVAIIFEPQPHEFFSGEKAPARLMRFKEKVLALFDAGVDRVLCLQFNETLRGLSAEAFIQRILLDGLGIRHLVVGDDFRFGCDRSGDYELLQKMGTQSGFSVEDTATLEIHGARVSSTRIREALQDGDFQLAEALLGRPYKITGRVAPGRSLGRQLGAPTANVRLHRYRSPLVGVYTVRTTATDSSELASGRREIDGVANVGFRPTVEGEGARPLLEVNLFDFNGNLYGRELAVEFCHKLRNEEKFASLDILKARIAEDIDNARQWFKQNPRPHP from the coding sequence TTGGCCCAGGAGCGCGAACTAATTCGCGGGTTGCACAACCTGCGCCCCCGCCACCGGGGATGCGTGGCGACGATCGGCTCGTTCGATGGTGTACATCTCGGTCACCAGGCAATTATTGCCCAGCTGCAACAGCGAGCGCTGGAGTGGGGCCTTCCCTCGGTGGCCATTATATTTGAACCCCAGCCCCACGAGTTCTTTTCTGGTGAGAAAGCTCCCGCGCGCTTGATGCGTTTCAAGGAAAAGGTGCTGGCACTGTTCGATGCGGGCGTGGATCGGGTTTTGTGCCTGCAGTTTAATGAAACCCTGCGCGGACTCAGTGCCGAGGCTTTTATCCAGCGGATATTGCTTGACGGCCTGGGCATTCGCCACCTGGTGGTTGGCGATGATTTTCGCTTTGGCTGCGACCGCAGTGGTGACTACGAACTTTTGCAAAAGATGGGTACACAGAGCGGCTTCAGCGTGGAAGATACCGCGACTTTGGAAATACACGGTGCTAGGGTCAGCAGTACCCGTATTCGCGAGGCCTTACAGGACGGCGATTTCCAGTTGGCTGAGGCCCTCTTGGGGCGGCCCTACAAGATAACCGGCAGGGTAGCGCCTGGGCGTTCACTCGGCCGTCAGCTGGGCGCGCCCACGGCCAATGTGCGCCTGCATCGCTATCGCTCCCCCTTGGTTGGCGTTTATACGGTGCGCACCACCGCCACCGATAGTTCTGAACTCGCCAGTGGGCGGCGAGAAATAGATGGCGTAGCCAATGTGGGATTTCGCCCCACTGTAGAGGGGGAGGGTGCGCGTCCTCTGCTGGAGGTAAACCTGTTTGATTTCAACGGCAATCTCTACGGGCGGGAACTCGCCGTAGAGTTCTGCCACAAGTTGCGCAACGAGGAGAAGTTCGCCTCGTTGGATATTCTCAAGGCTCGTATCGCCGAGGATATCGATAATGCCCGGCAGTGGTTTAAACAAAACCCTCGACCGCATCCATAA
- the ileS gene encoding isoleucine--tRNA ligase: protein MTDYKATLNLPETDFPMRGNLPQREPAILKKWQDNKLYEKIREARAGREQFILHDGPPYANGDIHIGHSVNKILKDIIIKSKTLSGFDAPYVPGWDCHGLPIEHRVEKKIGKAGSKVDHKTFRQKCREYAAKQVEGQKIDFVRLGVFGEWDNPYRTMDFQFEGDIIRALGRVVKNGHLARGFKPVYWSVVGGSALAEAEVEYQDKTSYSIDVCYPVSEEADLAIADASGGHAGEGPLSVVIWTTTPWTLPSSQAVSVNGELEYVVVQAGKRRLLVAEALKDAVLARAGFEGEVVGRIRGAALEHLKVHHPFYDKLLPIVLGDHVTTDAGTGCVHTAPDHGPDDFQVGKRYGIETLNYIDNNGVYRDNVPLFAGEHVYKVDDKIVALLEERGVLLHKGKLEHSYPHCWRTKTPLIYRATPQWFISMQQNDLMEQAQKAADDVLWIPGWGKARIDSMLNGSPDWCISRQRTWGVPIALFVNKETHELHPESPALMDKVAALVDEKGMDVWFDLDARDLLGDEAEHYEKVTDTLDVWFDSGVTHYAVLERREGLRFPADLYLEGSDQHRGWFQSSLKTSIAINGCAPYKQVLTHGFTVDAQGRKMSKSIGNTVAPLDVINKLGADVLRLWVSATDFSGEMAVSDEILKRTADSYRRLRNTARFFLSNLAGFDPQKDLLPENELLALDRWALDKAAHLQDEILAAYDNYQFHQIYQKLHNFCVVEMGGFYLDIIKDRQYTTKEDSIARRSAQSALYHIVQAFVRWIAPILSFTAEELWQFIPGNNADSVFIEEWYPLPKLPVEANKGAEYWAVMAEVKTAVNKVLEEQRAAGAIGGSLQAAVTLYANDDLREKLLELENELRFVLICSSTSVQPLSDAGGAEATELEGLKIGVSKVDHPKCARCWHYRADVGENSDYPDVCGRCVENVTGKGEVRHYA from the coding sequence ATGACTGATTATAAAGCGACCCTGAATCTGCCTGAGACCGACTTCCCCATGCGTGGCAATTTGCCGCAGCGTGAGCCGGCAATTCTGAAAAAATGGCAGGACAACAAGCTCTACGAAAAAATTCGCGAGGCGCGCGCCGGACGCGAGCAGTTTATCCTGCACGATGGCCCTCCCTATGCGAATGGCGATATTCACATTGGTCACTCAGTTAACAAGATTCTCAAAGACATCATTATCAAGTCGAAAACCTTGAGTGGTTTCGATGCTCCCTACGTACCTGGGTGGGACTGCCACGGCTTACCGATCGAACACCGTGTAGAGAAAAAAATCGGCAAGGCCGGAAGTAAAGTGGACCACAAGACTTTCCGCCAGAAATGCCGCGAGTATGCCGCCAAGCAGGTGGAAGGACAGAAGATAGATTTCGTGCGTCTGGGTGTGTTTGGCGAATGGGACAATCCCTACCGCACCATGGATTTCCAGTTTGAGGGCGATATTATTCGCGCGCTCGGCCGCGTGGTGAAAAATGGCCATCTGGCGCGTGGTTTCAAACCTGTGTACTGGAGTGTGGTGGGTGGTTCTGCGCTGGCTGAAGCGGAAGTGGAGTATCAGGATAAAACCTCTTATTCCATCGACGTCTGCTACCCGGTAAGTGAAGAGGCGGATCTGGCCATAGCCGATGCCTCTGGTGGCCACGCGGGGGAGGGCCCGCTGTCGGTGGTCATTTGGACTACAACACCCTGGACCCTGCCTTCGAGCCAGGCGGTTTCCGTAAACGGCGAACTGGAATATGTGGTGGTACAGGCGGGCAAACGTCGTTTGCTGGTTGCGGAAGCGCTGAAGGATGCGGTTCTAGCTCGCGCAGGCTTCGAAGGGGAAGTTGTGGGGCGCATTCGCGGCGCCGCTCTGGAGCACCTGAAAGTGCACCATCCCTTCTACGACAAGCTGCTGCCAATCGTCCTTGGCGATCATGTCACCACCGATGCCGGTACCGGCTGCGTGCATACAGCCCCGGACCACGGCCCGGATGACTTCCAGGTAGGCAAGCGCTACGGCATTGAAACCCTCAACTACATTGATAATAACGGTGTCTACCGCGACAACGTGCCGCTGTTTGCCGGTGAGCATGTTTACAAAGTGGATGACAAGATTGTTGCATTACTAGAGGAGCGCGGTGTGCTGCTGCACAAGGGCAAGCTGGAGCACAGCTACCCGCATTGCTGGCGCACCAAGACGCCGCTGATCTACCGTGCGACGCCTCAGTGGTTTATCAGCATGCAGCAAAATGACCTGATGGAGCAGGCGCAGAAAGCGGCAGATGACGTGCTGTGGATACCTGGCTGGGGCAAGGCTCGTATCGATTCCATGCTCAATGGCAGTCCAGACTGGTGTATCTCCCGCCAGCGTACCTGGGGAGTGCCTATTGCCTTATTCGTGAACAAAGAGACCCACGAGTTGCACCCTGAGTCCCCGGCATTGATGGATAAAGTGGCCGCTTTGGTCGACGAAAAAGGGATGGATGTCTGGTTTGATCTAGATGCCCGTGATCTTCTTGGTGATGAGGCGGAACACTACGAGAAAGTGACCGACACTCTCGATGTCTGGTTCGATTCTGGCGTGACCCATTACGCCGTGTTGGAGCGCCGTGAAGGTCTGCGCTTCCCCGCCGATCTCTACCTGGAAGGGTCCGACCAGCATCGAGGCTGGTTCCAGTCCTCCCTGAAGACCTCGATCGCTATCAATGGCTGCGCACCATATAAGCAGGTCCTGACCCACGGCTTCACCGTGGATGCCCAGGGGCGCAAGATGTCGAAGTCTATCGGCAATACTGTCGCCCCCCTGGATGTGATCAACAAGCTGGGTGCAGATGTCCTGCGCCTGTGGGTATCGGCCACCGACTTTAGTGGTGAAATGGCCGTTTCCGACGAAATTCTCAAGCGCACCGCCGATTCTTATCGACGTTTGCGCAATACCGCGCGCTTCTTCCTGTCGAACCTGGCTGGTTTTGATCCGCAGAAAGATCTATTGCCAGAAAATGAATTGCTGGCGCTGGATCGCTGGGCGCTGGATAAGGCTGCGCACCTGCAGGACGAGATCTTGGCAGCCTACGATAACTACCAGTTCCACCAGATTTACCAGAAATTACATAACTTCTGCGTAGTGGAAATGGGTGGTTTCTATCTGGATATCATCAAGGACCGTCAGTACACCACCAAGGAAGACAGTATTGCGCGCCGCTCGGCACAGAGTGCGCTTTACCATATTGTGCAGGCATTCGTGCGCTGGATAGCACCGATTCTGAGCTTTACTGCCGAGGAGTTGTGGCAGTTTATTCCAGGTAACAATGCCGATAGCGTCTTTATCGAAGAGTGGTATCCACTGCCTAAGTTGCCGGTAGAGGCCAACAAAGGTGCAGAATACTGGGCCGTAATGGCCGAGGTAAAAACGGCGGTAAATAAGGTATTGGAAGAGCAGCGTGCAGCTGGAGCCATCGGTGGATCCCTACAGGCTGCGGTTACTCTATATGCCAACGATGACCTGCGCGAGAAATTACTCGAACTGGAAAATGAACTGCGCTTCGTGCTGATTTGTTCCTCCACTTCTGTACAGCCGCTCAGCGATGCGGGGGGCGCCGAGGCTACCGAGCTTGAAGGCCTTAAAATTGGTGTGAGTAAGGTAGATCACCCCAAATGTGCGCGCTGCTGGCACTACCGCGCGGATGTGGGTGAGAACAGTGATTACCCGGATGTATGCGGTCGCTGTGTAGAAAATGTGACTGGTAAAGGCGAGGTAAGGCACTATGCCTAA
- the lspA gene encoding signal peptidase II codes for MPKTNLLLGHPWRWYWLALAVVILDVATKVWAVGEFMYGPAVQIIPGFLQFTYAENYGAAFSFLSDAGGWQRWFFGVIAMVFSIVVTIWLWRLPALKRWEPCALALILGGALGNLWDRILLGYVRDFISVYYGSWHFPVFNVADMGISIGAAMLVIELLFFAEKDGDKTKNNAEV; via the coding sequence ATGCCTAAGACCAATCTGCTGCTCGGTCATCCCTGGCGCTGGTATTGGCTGGCCCTGGCTGTGGTGATTCTAGATGTTGCCACCAAGGTTTGGGCCGTGGGTGAATTTATGTACGGCCCAGCGGTGCAAATTATTCCGGGGTTTCTGCAGTTTACCTATGCCGAAAACTACGGCGCAGCGTTTAGCTTCCTGTCTGATGCAGGGGGCTGGCAGCGGTGGTTTTTTGGCGTGATCGCAATGGTCTTTAGCATTGTTGTCACCATTTGGCTGTGGCGTTTGCCAGCGCTGAAGCGCTGGGAACCCTGTGCCCTGGCCCTGATTCTTGGCGGCGCCCTCGGTAACCTATGGGATCGGATTTTGCTGGGGTATGTACGGGATTTTATTTCCGTGTACTACGGCAGTTGGCATTTCCCTGTGTTTAATGTGGCGGATATGGGCATCAGTATCGGCGCAGCCATGCTGGTAATAGAGTTGCTTTTCTTTGCAGAAAAAGACGGCGACAAGACAAAAAATAACGCGGAAGTTTAA
- a CDS encoding peptidylprolyl isomerase has protein sequence MSNSVIGEHSRVTLHFSLKLDDGTEVDSTFKGDPASFSVGDGSLLPGFEKALFGLKAGDEAEIEIPPELGFGQRNPANMQKVRRDSFSPDIELEPGLVVSFDNGSGELPGVIREIEEDEVTVDFNHPLAGQTLNFHVKIIAVDSIQ, from the coding sequence ATGAGTAATAGCGTTATCGGCGAACACAGCCGCGTAACTCTGCATTTCAGCCTTAAGCTGGATGACGGTACCGAAGTGGATTCCACCTTTAAAGGCGATCCGGCCTCTTTTAGTGTGGGGGATGGCAGTCTCCTGCCGGGCTTTGAAAAAGCCCTGTTTGGTCTCAAGGCTGGTGATGAAGCGGAAATTGAAATACCCCCCGAACTGGGCTTTGGTCAGCGCAACCCGGCCAATATGCAGAAGGTTCGCCGCGATAGCTTTTCTCCAGATATTGAACTGGAGCCTGGCTTGGTTGTGTCTTTTGACAATGGCAGTGGTGAATTGCCGGGAGTGATCCGCGAGATTGAAGAAGATGAAGTGACCGTTGACTTCAATCATCCACTGGCAGGACAGACGCTGAATTTCCACGTAAAAATTATCGCAGTGGATTCAATTCAATAG
- the ispH gene encoding 4-hydroxy-3-methylbut-2-enyl diphosphate reductase encodes MQIRLANPRGFCAGVDRAIDIVNRALDVFGAPIYVRHEVVHNKFVVESLRERGAVFVDELSEVPDDVIVIFSAHGVSKVVQQEAEDRNLRVFDATCPLVTKVHIEVSKFSSDGAECILIGHAGHPEVEGTMGQYDGAAGGAIYLVEDEEDVARLQVKDENNLAYVTQTTLSMDDTARVIDALRQRFPNIRGPRKDDICYATQNRQDAVRQLALESDMVLVVGSPNSSNSNRLRELAERCGADAKLIDGAADIDADWLTGKQSIGITAGASAPEVLVQEVIGKLQKLGASLPEEMDGREENIRFSLPKELR; translated from the coding sequence ATGCAAATCCGACTGGCTAACCCCCGCGGCTTCTGTGCCGGCGTAGACCGCGCGATTGATATCGTCAACCGCGCCCTGGATGTTTTTGGAGCGCCCATCTATGTGCGCCACGAGGTGGTTCACAATAAGTTTGTGGTGGAGAGCCTGCGCGAGCGCGGTGCCGTGTTTGTGGATGAATTGTCGGAAGTGCCCGATGATGTCATCGTTATTTTCAGTGCTCACGGCGTATCCAAAGTCGTACAGCAGGAGGCGGAGGATCGCAATCTGCGCGTATTCGATGCCACCTGCCCACTGGTTACCAAAGTGCACATTGAAGTCAGTAAGTTCAGCAGCGATGGCGCCGAGTGCATACTGATCGGCCATGCCGGCCACCCGGAAGTGGAGGGCACCATGGGCCAGTACGATGGTGCCGCCGGTGGCGCTATCTATCTGGTCGAAGACGAGGAGGATGTGGCAAGGCTACAGGTAAAAGACGAGAACAACCTCGCTTATGTAACCCAGACCACACTCTCTATGGATGACACCGCCCGTGTGATCGACGCCCTGCGCCAGCGCTTCCCCAACATCCGCGGCCCACGCAAAGACGACATTTGCTATGCCACCCAAAACCGCCAGGACGCCGTGCGCCAGCTCGCCTTGGAGAGCGATATGGTGTTGGTTGTGGGCAGCCCCAATAGCTCCAACTCCAACCGTCTGCGTGAATTGGCCGAGCGCTGCGGCGCTGATGCGAAATTGATCGACGGCGCCGCGGATATCGATGCCGATTGGCTCACTGGCAAACAATCCATCGGTATCACCGCCGGCGCCTCGGCTCCAGAGGTGCTAGTGCAAGAGGTGATCGGCAAACTGCAAAAGCTCGGCGCCAGCCTGCCCGAAGAGATGGATGGGCGTGAGGAGAATATTCGTTTTTCACTGCCTAAGGAGTTGCGCTAA
- a CDS encoding GspH/FimT family pseudopilin, protein MVKKLRPVSNNPWRGDMTQQGFTLLELLITLAVLSIFLLIGLPSFTQMLQNTQLQTAAEEFFASVQLTRTNAITRNQRVTMRNMGSWEQGWEIFADNDNDGNRGTDEVLILSSGPQEKVRVKTNRPVADYISFISTGESRKVGSPQGALQMGTLHICSQETSDGKAFILSSGGRMRIEKADESDCS, encoded by the coding sequence ATGGTCAAGAAACTGAGACCTGTGTCTAATAACCCATGGAGAGGGGACATGACTCAGCAGGGCTTTACACTACTCGAGTTACTGATCACCTTAGCGGTATTATCGATATTTCTTTTGATCGGTCTGCCAAGCTTTACACAAATGCTGCAAAACACTCAGCTGCAAACCGCAGCCGAGGAGTTTTTTGCTTCTGTGCAACTTACCCGCACCAATGCCATTACCCGTAATCAGCGGGTAACCATGCGCAATATGGGGAGCTGGGAGCAGGGTTGGGAGATATTTGCCGACAACGATAATGACGGGAATAGGGGTACTGATGAGGTGTTGATTCTTAGCAGTGGCCCGCAGGAAAAAGTCCGAGTTAAGACAAACAGACCAGTTGCAGATTATATTTCTTTTATAAGCACAGGGGAGAGCCGTAAGGTGGGCTCTCCTCAAGGGGCTCTTCAAATGGGAACGCTACATATCTGCAGCCAGGAAACTAGCGATGGAAAGGCTTTTATTTTATCCAGCGGTGGGCGAATGCGAATTGAGAAAGCAGATGAAAGTGATTGCTCATAA
- a CDS encoding GspH/FimT family pseudopilin, whose product MRYKQSQQKCCLLQRGFTLIELMVTLVVLAVLVSIAVPSFTDMINNNRSVAVSENFIGALSYARSEAVKRAARVSICASTDGIKCSAANTWSQGWMVFVDTAGTDNSVNIGVGEVLRIWEADDNAAISVKQGTDTNFIRYTSLGTLGRFNETTIITKVTGCTGASARTLVISGSGVLNITKSSC is encoded by the coding sequence ATGCGGTATAAGCAGAGCCAACAAAAATGCTGTTTGCTGCAGCGAGGTTTTACCCTGATTGAGCTGATGGTCACTCTTGTAGTGTTAGCGGTGCTGGTTAGTATTGCTGTGCCAAGCTTTACTGACATGATCAATAACAATCGCTCTGTTGCGGTCTCAGAGAATTTTATCGGAGCGCTCAGCTATGCTCGTTCAGAAGCAGTTAAGCGCGCTGCTCGGGTTTCCATTTGTGCGAGCACTGATGGAATCAAGTGTTCTGCGGCCAATACTTGGTCGCAGGGCTGGATGGTATTTGTGGATACAGCTGGAACAGATAACAGTGTAAATATTGGAGTGGGGGAGGTATTGCGTATCTGGGAGGCTGACGATAATGCGGCTATCAGTGTTAAGCAAGGTACTGATACAAACTTTATACGCTACACAAGCCTCGGTACCCTGGGTCGATTCAATGAGACTACGATTATTACAAAAGTGACCGGCTGCACGGGTGCTAGTGCTCGCACATTGGTGATTAGTGGTTCTGGGGTACTTAATATAACTAAATCCAGCTGCTGA
- the pilV gene encoding type IV pilus modification protein PilV: MKLISGQRGVGLIEVMVTVLILSTSLLGLAALQNKALQYNHSAYMRSQANILAYDILERVRANRTKLADYKLAVTASTPTSSSSLAGQDLIEWRELLKRQLPNGTGGITCDNDGNCTATIRWGEQDSTAADGTTSFEYMTRI, from the coding sequence ATGAAACTAATAAGTGGGCAGCGCGGCGTTGGACTTATTGAAGTTATGGTCACGGTATTGATCTTATCAACCTCCCTGCTGGGATTGGCCGCACTACAAAATAAAGCCTTGCAGTATAACCACAGCGCCTACATGCGCTCCCAGGCCAATATTCTAGCTTACGATATCTTGGAGCGGGTTCGGGCCAATCGCACAAAACTTGCGGATTATAAGTTGGCGGTAACCGCAAGTACTCCAACCAGCAGCTCTAGCCTAGCCGGGCAAGATTTAATTGAGTGGCGAGAGCTCTTGAAGCGTCAATTGCCGAATGGTACCGGTGGAATTACCTGTGACAACGATGGTAATTGTACAGCGACCATTCGCTGGGGGGAGCAGGACTCCACGGCTGCTGATGGAACAACCAGTTTTGAATATATGACACGGATATAA